TTTGAAGTAATCATTAACGGCAGTACTGTAAATCCTTTGAACTATCTCTAAAACAGGAATAAAATAGCGCTTGGACAAGCGCTATTTTTTTTAAACTGTCTAAGTCTATCAGAAAAACTTGACAAACAGGATGTAATTGGTAGGATTATTTATAGTATCATTTTTTGGATGGAGTGATAGCATGCCATTTCAGATCGTAGTAGACAGCGCTTCAGATATTCCAAGAGATTTAGCTGAGAAACTTGGGATTATTGTTGTCCCGATGCCAGTAAATATTGATGGGGTTACCTATGCAGAAGGGATCGATATTTTCCCAGACAAATTCTATGCTGACTTCAAAGACTATAAAGAACTCCCGAAGACTTCGCAGCCTAATTTAAATCTCTTAAAGGACGCCTACGAAAAAGTATTGGCTGAAGGTAAAGAAGTCATTGCCATACACCTGTCTTCCGGCTTAAGTTCAACTTGTCAAACGGCAGTGATGGTGCGGGAAATGTGCAGCACTTCGGAGAAAATACATCTTATCGACAGCCTTGGTGCATCTTTGGGATTTGGGCTGCAGGCCATACTTGCGTCAGAAATACTGAAGCATACCGATACCTGGCAAGAGATTGAACCGCAAATCATGGAGATTAAAAATAGAATGCGGTACATTTTTACCATTGATACGCTGGAGTACCTTGTGAAAGGCGGAAGATTAAGTAAAACCGCCGGATTCGTCGCCGGACTTTTGGATGTCAAACCGATCCTGCACATGAATACGGAAGGAAAAATTGACGTATTCAACAAAGTCAGATCCAGAAAAGCTGCGATCCGCAAGCTCATCGAAATCATGAAAAATGAAATCGTCGAAGCAGAAAAGCAAGTGATCGGGATTTCTCATTCGGCGTGTCTGGAAGAAGCCGAAGCCCTGGCTGAAGAAATTAAAAATGTACTGCCGGTCAAAGATGTGATTATTAGTGATATTGGCTGTGTTGTAGGCAGTCATGTCGGACCGGGAACGCTGGCGCTGTACTACCAGTCCGTTTCGAAGATGTAATAGAGGATTGATTGAATACATGTCGAACAAAATGAATAAGAAAGTGTGTACGATTTCGTATGGCTGTCAAATGTCCGAGCGGGATGCAGAGACCTTGACGGCCATTTCGGAAAAAAACGGGTACGAGCGTACCGACAACCCTGAACAGGCTGATTTGGTTATCATTAATACCTGTTGTGTCAGAGAAAGCGCCGAAAATAAAATTATTGGCAAAATCGGTCAATTGAAAAATCTAAAAGAAAAAAAACCGCAGCTTAAGATTGCGGTTGCCGGATGCATGATCCAGCAGCCCGGCCTGCTGGAAAAACTGCAAAAAAAGGCCCCTCATGTTGATATCTGGACAGGGACCTTTGATCATCATCAATTTGAATGTTTGCTGAAAACAGCGGATCAGGGCGGAAAAGCCTCGCTTGTTTCCGGGGCGGCCTGTGAAACCACCGAGGTTGTTCCTTTGGCTGAAAAAGGAAAGCTTCGGACCAATGTCAACATTATGTATGGCTGTGACAATTATTGTGCTTATTGCATTGTTCCTTATGTCAGGGGAAGAGAACGCAGCCGTCCGATGGACGTCATTCTGGACGAAATCAGGACACTTGTCGAAAATGGCTGCCGTGACGTGACTTTGCTTGGCCAGAATGTCAATTCCTACGGAAAAAAAGACGGTTTTGCGTATGATTTTTCCGATTTGCTGACTGAAATCGATAAAATTGAAGGGCTTTACCGAATCCGGTTTATGACCTCTCATCCGAAA
This portion of the Dehalobacter sp. genome encodes:
- a CDS encoding DegV family protein — encoded protein: MPFQIVVDSASDIPRDLAEKLGIIVVPMPVNIDGVTYAEGIDIFPDKFYADFKDYKELPKTSQPNLNLLKDAYEKVLAEGKEVIAIHLSSGLSSTCQTAVMVREMCSTSEKIHLIDSLGASLGFGLQAILASEILKHTDTWQEIEPQIMEIKNRMRYIFTIDTLEYLVKGGRLSKTAGFVAGLLDVKPILHMNTEGKIDVFNKVRSRKAAIRKLIEIMKNEIVEAEKQVIGISHSACLEEAEALAEEIKNVLPVKDVIISDIGCVVGSHVGPGTLALYYQSVSKM
- the miaB gene encoding tRNA (N6-isopentenyl adenosine(37)-C2)-methylthiotransferase MiaB; translated protein: MSNKMNKKVCTISYGCQMSERDAETLTAISEKNGYERTDNPEQADLVIINTCCVRESAENKIIGKIGQLKNLKEKKPQLKIAVAGCMIQQPGLLEKLQKKAPHVDIWTGTFDHHQFECLLKTADQGGKASLVSGAACETTEVVPLAEKGKLRTNVNIMYGCDNYCAYCIVPYVRGRERSRPMDVILDEIRTLVENGCRDVTLLGQNVNSYGKKDGFAYDFSDLLTEIDKIEGLYRIRFMTSHPKDFSDKLIETVARGEHICEHFHLPFQAGSNQVLTAMNRGYTREYYLERIARILEIVPEARLTTDIIVGFPGETEEDFELTLDLVNTVPFNQAFTFMFSKRSGTAGALLPDQVPLDIKKNRLQRLMVLQNSQSLSWRQKMIGNRYEILVEGPSKSDPKYLTGRTRGNEIVVFEGREDLVGSLVSVTIISANSWTLFGELSEP